A genomic window from Deltaproteobacteria bacterium includes:
- a CDS encoding PLDc N-terminal domain-containing protein: protein MPVWFIPTMLGFFGLMFLLFGFWLWMFIHCLTTPIEDKLLWGVVILFAGPLGAILYYFIVKRRH from the coding sequence ATGCCAGTCTGGTTTATCCCAACTATGCTAGGCTTCTTTGGGTTAATGTTTCTCTTGTTTGGCTTCTGGTTGTGGATGTTTATTCATTGTTTGACCACTCCAATTGAGGATAAGTTGCTATGGGGAGTGGTGATTCTCTTTGCGGGCCCCCTAGGTGCCATCCTTTACTACTTCATAGTAAAACGGCGGCATTAA